A region from the Hylaeus volcanicus isolate JK05 chromosome 6, UHH_iyHylVolc1.0_haploid, whole genome shotgun sequence genome encodes:
- the LOC128878494 gene encoding uncharacterized protein LOC128878494 produces MHTALDTVERWCLGQNLRVNPTETELVLFTRRRNLTLRPPTLYGVELKLSREVRYLGVNLDSRLTWKSHITKQAQKAMATSWACRRNDVWTNLGTETRNGSFRTTPTVAMCALLNLLPPHVTAMAEARNTACRLYVSGRWIRARQGHVSILQQTEDHHEVLSLGGDRCPTGSPTYSTTILQSTTPANVVSQGGLVWFTDAAKSGTGAGAGVWCGGPRMEKCLRSGPAPERSWTRDTDASTFLYAATIRSCVDLLSQLARDNRVNLIWVPGHAGIRGNEEAHDLARQGTRGTESTIVCSVGVPAGHVRTLNRQWAEVRLLDLWRHRSTMRHTRVMLEHPSSGLGSTLVRLDRDRLRLVVGLVTRHWHTGRHLARLGLRDNPTCPRCGEADETPLHVIAGRRALEDSRERILGDRHLVRAR; encoded by the exons ATGCACACTGCTCTGGACACGGTAGAAAGGTGGTGCCTTGGTCAGAATTTGAGGGTTAACCCCACTGAGACTGAGCTGGTGCTGTTCACAAGAAGAAGGAACCTCACATTAAGGCCTCCCACATTATACGGCGTAGAGCTCAAACTCTCCAGGGAAGTCCGATATCTCGGAGTTAACCTGGACAGTAGACTCACGTGGAAAAGCCACATCACCAAACAGGCACAAAAGGCAATGGCTACCTCCTGGGCCTGCAGGAGGAACGATGTTTGGACGAACTTGGGGACTGAAACCAGAAATG GTTCGTTCAGGACCACCCCAACAGTGGCGATGTGCGCTCTGCTAAACCTGCTACCACCGCATGTCACGGCGATGGCAGAGGCAAGAAATACAGCTTGCAGACTGTACGTGAGTGGAAGATGGATTAGGGCCAGGCAGGGTCATGTGAGCATCCTTCAACAGACTGAGGACCACCATGAGGTACTCAGCCTCGGGGGTGATCGCTGCCCAACGGGCAGCCCCACGTATTCCACCACCATTCTTCAGTCCACTACCCCAGCAAACGTAGTGTCCCAGGGAGGGCTAGTCTGGTTCACAGACGCGGCCAAATCGGGAACAGGAGCGGGTGCGGGGGTATGGTGCGGAGGGCCCAGGATGGAGAAATGTTTGCGATCTGGGCCTGCGCCAGAGCGATCCTGGACAAGGGATACAGACGCAAgcacatttttatatgcaGCGACAATAAGAAGCTGTGTAGACCTGTTGTCCCAGCTTGCCAGGGACAACAGGGTGAACCTCATCTGGGTGCCGGGGCACGCCGGCATCCGAGGGAACGAGGAAGCACACGATCTAGCCAGACAAGGGACCAGAGGGACCGAGAGCACGATCGTGTGCTCCGTGGGAGTCCCAGCCGGCCATGTAAGAACACTGAATAGGCAGTGGGCAGAGGTCCGCCTTCTGGACCTCTGGAGGCATAGATCGACAATGAGACACACGAGGGTCATGCTAGAGCATCCTTCCAGTGGACTGGGTAGTACACTGGTAAGACTGGACCGCGATAGGCTCAGGCTTGTTGTCGGGCTCGTCACGAGGCACTGGCACACTGGAAGGCATCTAGCTAGACTGGGACTGCGGGATAACCCCACCTGTCCTAGATGCGGAGAAGCGGATGAAACCCCGCTACACGTGATTGCTGGGCGCAGGGCACTTGAGGACTCTAGGGAAAGGATCCTAGGTGACCGGCACCTAGTACGTGCAAGGTGA